The segment ATGTTTTATCTATTGTACTAGGATTAGTTTTTGCATAAAGCAATAATTGTTCAGTTATATGAGACATTGTATTAACAACTTTATTTAATTCTACATAGTCCCAATTATTGTTTTCATGGTACTCTTCTAACTGAACTTTTAATTCAGCTAAAGGTGTTCTTAACTGATGAGAAACATCAGAATTAAACTGTTCTATATATTTAATAGTATCCCTACTTCTTGTTAATAAAATATTTATACTATTAACAACATCTTCAATCTCTTTTGGAGCATCAAAATGTATGGGTTTTAAATCTTTAGAATCTCTTTTTTGAATGATTTGTTTCAATTTATATAAGGGTAACAATCCATTTTTAACAGCAAAAAATGAAACTAAAAGAGTGAAGATTATAACTGAAAGAATTACAATAAAAAGAATAGTTAAAATCTCATTTATTGTAGTTTCTCTTCCCTCAAGGGTTTCACCTATTGTAATTGTTGCAAAATGTACTTTACCTGCACTTGCTAAAGATGTTTTAAATGATACTACTCTTAATCTTGCACCTGCATATGTAGTATAATAAAATAGTTTGTCATTATTAGCTAATAAATCATCTCTTAATAAATTTTTATATCCCGTAAGAACTTTTTTTTTCTCATTTACAATAGAATAAAATACTAATCCATCACTATTTGAAGCTAATAAATCAATTGCAAAATATGGAAGATTAACAATTAATCTGCCATTTTTAATATTTATACTATCTTCCATACTTTTTGCAGTAGCATATAATGTATTATCGAAGTGTTTATTTACTTTATCTTGAACTATAAAATATATAACTAAAACCAATAAAATAGCGCCAATTGTTAGAGGAAGAGTTAAGGATATTAAAAGCCTTGATTTTATCGATTGTATATTTTTCATTTACTACTCAAAATATATCCTAATCCCCTTGCTGTTTTAAGATTAATTGAATCTCCAAGTTTTTTACGTATCCTTGATACATAGGTTTCAACTGATGAGGGATGAATAGATTCTGTATAAGTACTAATATGTTCAACAATATTTTCTTTACTTAAAACAGTATCTAAATTTAGTAATAGGTTTTCAAAAATAGCTAATTCTCTTTTACTTAGTTCAATATATTTATCTGCCCTTGATAAAGTCCTATTTTGGGTGTCATATACTAAATCATTATAGGTTATTTTACTGTGTACATGGTATTTTGTTCTTCTAAGAAGTGCTTGAACTCTTGCTATAACTTCATTTAATTCAAAGGGTTTACATAAATAATCATCAGCTCCACACTCTAAGCCAAATATTCTTTGATCAAGTTCATCACGTGCAGAGATTATAAGTATAGGTATTGTCTTATGAAGATTTCTTAATTTTTTAATTATATCAATACCATCAATTCCAGGAAGACCTAAATCTAGAATTAATAAATCATAAAAAGAAGATTCTAAGGCATAAAGCCCCTCATCTCCATCAAAAAACATATCAACACAATATCCATTGTTTTCAAGTTTTTTTAAAACAGCATTTGCTAATTTTTCATTATCTTCAACTAGTAATATCTTCATAAGATAATTCTACCATAATTAATGAGACATAAAAACTGGTAAGGTTGAATTTTCTAATAAGTACCTAGTTGCTCCACCAAACATTAGTTCCTTTAATCCTTTATGTCCATAAGCTCCTGCAACAATTAAATCAAAATTTCCATCAAGTGCAGCATTTAAAAGAGCTTGTCCTGGGATTCTTGTTGTTTTTACTATTTCAAAACTTGCATCTACATCATGCTCTTTTAAATAAGCAATAAGATTTGACATAGTTTCTGAGTCTTCTGTGTACTCAGTAGAAGATACAATATGTACTTTTTGTGCTTGTTTTAAAATCTCAATAGAAGAAGTAACTGCTCTTGAGGCTTCTGTAGAATTATTCCATCCAATAATTACAGAATCCATTGAAAAATTTCTCATTATTCGTGGAAACATTAATACTGGTTTTCCACTTTTAAGTACTGAGGTTTCAAAGGTTGCCGTTGTTACACCAGAAGGTGGAGCTGCTGCAATAACTAAATCACAATATTTTGATTCTTGTTCCACAAGAGAACTTCTTAATCCCTCTTTTATTTTTAAATGAACTAAAGAATCATCTAAATCAACTTTTTCTAAAACTTTATTAAAAAGATTGATAAACTCTTTTTTTTCATCATCAAACTTTGTATTTATAATCGCATCAATCTCATTTTGTAACTCTTCTGGCATTGCGTATGACTTATAAAGACTTGTATTGGATTTAAGTACAGATTTTAAAACTTCCAGTTTTATATTAAATTTTTTTGCTATTAGCAGTGCCCCATATATTCTTTCTTCTAATCCATTCCCTCCACCAATTGGGAAAAATAGTTTTTTATAATTCATATTTACACCTTTAAATTTTTAAAACTATTATAAAATATATTTCTGGCAGAATACTGACAAAGGAATAGAGATTCTTCTATATAAGCTTTTCATTTGAAATAATAATTCCATCTTCATCACAATATATATAATCATCTTCTTTAAAAGAAACATTTCCAAAATATAAATCAATACCTAATTGTGATGGTGTTTTATCAAAATTTCTTAAAGGACAAGTCCCTAGTGCAAAAAGTCCAATATTAAATTTTTTTGTTTCCATTGTATCTCTAACAAATCCATTTATGATTATAGCTTCATATTGATTTCTTTCTGCAAGAGTAGATAATTTATCTCCAACAATACCATAAGGAGCTTCTTCAACATCAATAACTAAAACTTTATTTTTACCTGATTCATTTTTTAGCACATCAATTACTGCCCAATTACTTTTTTCAATTTTAATAGTTTTTACTCTTCCTTTAAATCTTTTTTTTCCACCATAGTTTTTGAATTTGTGGGATAATACTTGAATTTTTTTATCTTGATTTTCATCACAAAGATCAGCTGTTCTATATTGTCTCATGTTAATCCTTTTTAATTTTTTCGAATAGTACTTTATTTTTCTGTCATAAATCTTGCAAGTATAGATAAAATTAAAAAAAGGAGTCTTAGCTCCCTTTTTTCTTGTTCGCGCATTTTGATTTCTAATTTTAGAAGATAATCATTAGAATTTATAAATTAGTTTTGCTCTTAATTCATTTTTTTCTTTTGCTTCATTACCTAAACCATAGTCATAAATAGTATATTCAGTTGATAATGAAAGATTTTTAAGCTCACCAGAGAATTTATATTTTAACCCTAAATATATTTGGTCTAAGTCATTCTTTTTTAATTCAGCATCACTACTTGTGTACTTCACTTCCGCTGATAAGTCACCAAACTTTTTAGAAACTCCTACTTGCCAAGTATCTGTTCCTGCTGTATAGTTTCCTGTAGTTGATGTAGCAGAGGTAAATGATGCTGTTGCAGCTTCACCAATACCTCTATTTACATTTCCATCATCATCTGTTGAAGTATATGAAGCATGTATATTATAACCTGCAAATGTTGCACCCACTTTATATCCTGTCATAAAGCTATCTTTTGTTGCACTATTATCATAGTTTGAATTATAGTATTGTGCTGCAATATATGGTTTAAACTCTCCACCAAAATTATATTTAGCATCAATATATAAATCAGCTACTTCATCAATAAAATCAACATAGTGAGTTTGAATAGTTAAGTTTTCAATTGACTTATTCTTTAAATATAAAGATATAGCTCCATTAGTTCCAATTTTATTAAATTCCCCAACATCACCAGTATTTGAATCTGAGTTTGTAAATGATGCGGCATTAGTTGTTGATGTAACTGCATCTGTTCTTGTTTGATATTTAGTGATTTTTCCTAAAGAGATAAGTGTATCAGGTATATCTGTGTTAGATAAAAAATATCCCTCAAATGATTCTTTTATAAGTCTTGAACCAGAACCTTTTATTAAAGGTAAAGAGATAAACTGTCTACCACCTTTAAATTGTGTATTTTTATATTTGTAGTTTACATAAGCTTCTGATAAAACTGCTCCACCAGCATTCATGGTTTTATTCTGTTTATTGGCATCATCATCTATAGATGTAACATCAGCTCCTTGAAATGTCGCTCCTAAACTTATCCCTTTATATGAATCAGTTTTATATCCTAATTTTATACCATTTGCCCATACACTATTATCTGATGATGTAGCAGAATCGTAAGCTTCATTAAAATAATATGATTTTAATTCACCTTTTACTTTTCCATTTGTAAAAGCTTCTACTACTGAATCAGAAGCTAAAACTTGTGAACCTGTTGATACTATTAAAAATGCAGCAATAAGGCTTCTTTTATATGATTTCCCCATTTTATTCCTTTTTTATGTAGATTTTTTATCTAGCAGTCACTAAATAAAATCAATGTGTGATATTAACATTGGATTCTGTCAATAATCTTGCAAAAAAAGCCCTAAACATAGCAATAAAATAGCATTTCAAATCTAAATATAAAACTTACAATTCTGCAAGGTTCATGCCAGAATCCAATGTTAATCTTCCAACATAAAATCAAAAAAAGGATTTAACATGATGACTAGAAAAGGAACCCTGTTTACAGGTAAAATGGCAAAGACAATTTTAGCTTCAACTCTAGCACTAGGGATGCTAGTAAATGTTGCAACGGCAAAAGAGGTTAGTTTTAAAGGAAAAACAATTGAATGGATAGTTCCTTATAAAGCTGGTGGAGGAACTGATAAATGGAGTAGATTTTATGCTCCTTTAATTTCTAAAAATCTTCCAGGACAACCAACTGTTGTAATTAAAAATATGCCAGGTGGTGGTTCAACTAAAGGTGCAAACTTCTTTGCAAAAAGAGCTTCAAAAGATGGTTTAACAATTTTTGCTTCATCTGCTTCAACTCAAATCCCATTTCTTCTTGGAGATAAAAGAGTAAGATATGATTATAAAAACTGGAAAGCAGTAATCTCTTCACCAACTGGTGGAGTTGTTTATGTATCATCTAAACTAGGAGTTAATAGTATTGATGATTTAGATAAGCTTAGTTCTCAAGAATTAAAGTTTGGATCTCAAGGTGCAACTTCTATGGATTTAATTGCATTACTTGCATTTGATTTATTAGATATTAAAACTCAACCAGTATTTGGTATGAAAGGTAAAAAGTCAACAAGACTTGCATTTTTAAGAGGGGAAACAAATATTGATTTCCAAACTACATCTTCTTATATTAAAAATGTATTACCTGCACAAAAAGATGGTAGAGCTGTTCCTTTATTTGCGTGGGGAACACTAGATGATAATGGCGATTTCCAAAGAGACCCAACTTTCCCAAATTTACCACATTTTGGTGAAGTATATGAAAAAGTTCATGGTAAAAAACCATCAGGTGATGCCTTTAATGCATGGAAAACATTCTTTACAGCTTCATTCCCATCTCAAAAGATGATTATGTTACCAAAAGATGTATCAAATGATGTTGTTGAAACTTATCAAAATGCGATGAAAAAGATTGTTTCAGACCCAGAATTTAAAGCAATGAGTGAACAACAACTTGGTATTTATCCTCAAACAGTTGGAGAAAAAGCAGACAAGCTTAAATCAACTGCAACAAACGTAAATGATGAAGATAGAAAGTGGATTCAAAATTGGCTTACTACTAACTATAACGTTAGATTCTAAACATAAAATTTAACCCCTCCTTCTAAAAGCCACTATCTCTTTGACGATGGTGGCTTTTTTTATTTTTACTAATTTTTAATATTACTTTCTTTACAAAAAAATGCAAGTTTCATGCCAGAGTAGAATGTTAATCTTCTTTTATAAAATGAGAAGTAGTAGTACTTCAAGAAAGGATATAAGATGGCTTTTGAAACACTTATGAATGCATTTTCTGAATTAATGCAAATTCATCATATGATTTATCTACTTGGTGGAGTGTTTTTAGGAATTTTAGTTGGGATTTTACCAGGATTAGGAGGTATTGTAGGTTTTTCTATAATGTTACCATTTCTTTATGGTATGGATCAAACCTCAGCATTAGCAATGCTAATTGGTATGGTTGCAGTTATTCCAACCTCAGATACTTTTACTTCAGTTCTTATGGGAATACCAGGTTCTTCTGCTTCTCAAGCAACAGTTCTTGATGGATATCCTATGTCTAAAAAAGGTGAAGCAGCAAGAGCACTTGGAGCTGCATTTTCTGCTTCATTAATAGGAGGTCTTTTAGGTGCTTTAATTTTATCTATATTTATAATCTTTGCAAGGGATTTAATTTTAAAACTTGGATCTGCTGAACTATTTATTTTAGGTATTTTTGGACTTAGTATGGTTGGGGTTTTAAGTGGTAAATCTCTATATAAAGGATTTATAGCTGCTGCAATTGGGCTTCTTTTAGGATCAGTTGGTTCAGCACCAGCAACTGGTGAGTTTAGAATGACTATGGATAGCTATTATTTATATGATGGAATTAAACTTGTAATTTTAGGACTTGGTGTATATGCAGTTCCTGAAATCATCTCTTTATTAGTTGAAAATAAAAAGATTTCAAAAGCCGAAAAGCTTGGAGGAAGTTTTGTTCAAGGAATTAAAGATGTATGGATTTCAAAATGGATAGTAGCACGTTGTGCCCCAATTGGCGCTATGATTGGTGCTATTCCTGGCCTTGGAGGGAGTGTTGTTGACTGGATTGCTTATGGACATGTTGTACAAACTTCAAAGGATAAATCAAAGTTTGGTAAAGGTGATGTAAGAGGAGTTATCGCTCCTGAATCAGCAAATAATGCTAAAGAGGGTGGAGGATTAGTTCCAACACTTCTATTTGGTATTCCGGGAAGTGGTTCTATGGCTGTATTCTTAGGTGGACTTGTAATTCTTGGAATTGAACCAGGACCGGGAATGGTTAATGAGAACTTAGAGGTTTCATATATAATTATCTGGTCTTTAGCAATTGCAAATGTTGTTGGTACTGGAACTTGTATGCTTCTATCAAATAAGATTTCAAAAATAACAACTATTCCTTATGGATATGTTGCTCCATTTATGTTAATGATTATTTTCTTTGCTGCACTTCAAGCAACAAGATCTTTAGAGGATTTAATGCTTTTAATTGCAATTGGTGCATTAGGAACATTATTCAAATACTTTGACTGGCCAAGACCTGCCCTACTTATTGGTTTTGTTTTAGCTGGAACTATTGAAACATATTATTATCAAGCAGTTCAGTTTTATTCATGGGAAATGATGGAAAGACCAGGTGTAATTATTTTAATAGTATTTATGGTCGCTTCAGTTTTAATTAGTGTTTATTTTAAAAATAGAGACTCAAAAAAAGAGAAAGAATTAAATATACAAAATAAAGAAGAAACTACAAATTATCCGTACTCATTTTTTACAGGAGAATTATTATTTATTTGGCTTCTTATGGCATTTGGTCTATTTGCATTAATTGACTCTTGGGGACACCAATTTTTAGGTGGTATTTTCCCAATAGTAATTAGTTCATTACTTTTATTTTTTGGAGTTATATTATCAATTCAAATTACATCTAAAAAAAGACAAAATGATATTTTATCAGTTGCAATTACTGAAAATGGACAGCTTTCATCTACATGGATTGATATTTGGAAAAACTTTTTAATCCTTCCTATTTTCTTATTAGGAACTTGGATATTAGGGTTTGTTCCATCATTAGCAATTCTTTTTATGATAATAATTAGAACAAAGATGAAATCTTCTTGGTTAAAAATATTCATTATTACTGGTGTGGCAATAGGATTTCTACTATTTATAAGCCATATTATGACACTTCACCTTCCAACAGGTTTAATTTATGATGCAATAATAGGAGCATAAAATGATGAATGATTTAAAAAGAATTAGCTGTATTTTATATAGATCAGGGACTTCTAAAGGTGCATATTTTTTAGATAATGATTTACCTAAAGATAAAGAGGAAAGACATAATTTAATTTTAAAGATTATGGGAAGTCCTGATATTAGACAAATTGATGGTATAGGTGGGGCAACAACAGTTACTACAAAGGTTGCTATTATATCAGTATCAAAAAGAGAAGGGATAGATTTAGAGTATAAATTTATCCAACCAAGTATAGATGAAGCAATAGCAGATGATAAACCAACATGTGGTAATATTCTCACAGCTGTTGGGGCATTTGGAATTGAAAGAGGTTTGGTATCAGTAGAAGATGGTGAAACAATAGTAAATGTATATGATGTAAATACTGGTGCAACTATTACCCAAGTAATCCAAACTCCAAATAGGACTGTTCAATACCACGGTGACTTTGAGATAGCTGGAGTTCCAGGTACAGCTTCTCCTATAAAAATGTTTTTTAAAAATATAAGTGGTGGGAAAACAGGAGATTATCTTCCTACTGGAAATACATATGATATTTTTGATGGGATTAAGGCAACTTGTTTAGATATCTCTATGCCAGTTGTTTTTGTAAAAGCTAAGGATATGGGGTTAACAGGATATGAAACACCAAATGAACTTGATGCAAAAAAAGAACTTTTCGAAAAAATAGAACTAATTAGAGAACAAGCTTCACAAAAGATGGGATTAGGTAGTGCAAAAGGAAATGTAATTCCAAAATTTGCAATTATCTCAGAGGCAAAAAATAATGGGGATATAAATATTCGATATTTTACCCCAACAACTGCTCACCCAGCTCTTGCTGTTAGTGCAGGATTTTGTGTAGCAGCTGGGTCTTTTATAAAAGGGACTATTCTACATGAAATAAACTCTAAAGAGTTTGAACTTGGAGAACATATTGTAAAAATAGAAACACCTTCAGGAACAATTGATGTTGGAGTAAATTTTCCTACAACAGATATAAAAGATGTGGAAGGGAAAACAACAAGAACGGCTAGACTTCTAATGGCCGGAGAGGTTTTTGTATAAAATGGACTTTTTTTATCTTCCATTAGAAATTTTTGATATATTTATATTAATAATATGCTGTTTTATAGGAGCAGCAATATCAACAACAGTTGGTTCTGGTGGAGGACTTTTAGTAATAGGAGGGATGAGTATGATTCTTCCTCCTACTGCACTTCTTTCAATTCATGCACTTACACAATCAGGCTCAGGACTTTTACGTGCTTTTCTTTTTAGAAAATCTTTTTTTGTAAGATTTTTTGTTCTTTTTATGAGTGGAAGCCTTATAGGATATACTTTAAGTATCTACTTTTTAATATCTTTACCTGAATATATAATGAAACTTTCTTTGGGAGTTGGAATTATTGTATTAAACCTACTTCCTAATTTAAAATTTGAAAAAGTATCTAATCTTCTAATTGTAATTTTTGGTATAATAACAGGGTTCTTAACAATGTTTGTTGGTGTTATGGGACCATTGATTGCAATTTTTTTATCTTCAATTTTAACAAAAAGACATCTAATAGTTGGAACTCTTGCTTGGTGTGTATCTTTTCAAAATTTTGGAAAAGCAATTATTTTTGGTGGATTAGGGTTTGATTATACTCCTTGGATATTTTTAATTTTTTTATTAATCCTATTTTCATATTTAGGAACACTTGCCGGTAAAAAACTTCTTGATAAAAGTAGTAATGAGCTGTTTAAAATGATTTTAAAAGTTGTTATACTTATATTAGGAAGTAAATTAATTTATGATGGAATTGTTTTGATGTAAGGTTTTAATATGAGATATATCTTTTTATTTTTTATTTTGTTAAGAAGTTTGCTTTTTTCACTTGACTATCCAAATAAACCAATTGAGTTTGTAGTTGGTCTTGGAGAAGGTGGAAGTGCAGATAGGATGACAAGAAATATGGCATCACTCCTTCAAGAAGAGTTAGGTGTTTATATAAATGTAAAAACAATTAAAACTAATGGTTCTTTAGATGCTGCTAATTATGTTTTAAAAGAACCCCATGATGGATATAAAGTATTTTGTTCTACTTTTTCTCCATATTTATTAAATCTAATAATAAGTAAAAAAACAGATTTTTCATTAGATGATTTTGAAATAATAAATCTTCAATGGTTTGAACAAGATTTCATTGCAGTTGAAAAAGACTCTGAATTTAACTCTATAATTGAAGTTTTAAATTATATAAAGAAAAATCCAAAAGAGTTAAAAGTAGCACTAATAAATAAATCAAGTGGACATATTCTTTTTAAACTATTACTAGAGAAATTTGATATTCCTTTTAAAGATGTAAATATAAAACTTTATAGTGGAGGGGGAAGTGCAAGGAAAGCATTACTTGAATCAAAGGTTGATCTTCTTATTATTGCTGCTCAAGGAAGTGAAAAATATAGAGAAGATATTAAACCACTTGCTATTGTATCAAGCAAACCTTCAAAAAGGTGGGATGCTCCAACATTAAATGATACAATAAAAGACACAGGTATTACAATTCCTATTATAGATGGACCCATAAGAGGAATTGCTGTTTCAAAAAAATTTAAAGAAGATTTTCCCCATAGATTTAGAATTTTAGAAAATGCAATTAAAAAGACTTTAGCAAAAAAATCTGTACATAGATATTTAAAAAGAAAGAATATTGGTTATACTTGGATAGGTTCCAAAAATTCTACAAAAATTTTAAGAAATTCATATGAAGATTTTAAAAAATACAACTATTTAATAGAAGATTAGTTTTAAGCTTTTGGTAAGTCAAAGATTAAAGATATTTTTAATCCATTTTCATTTATTGCTTGAACCTTAGCCTTATGAAGTGTTGCTATTTGTTTTACAATACTAAGTCCTAATCCTGAACCACTTTTTTTAGAGTCAACTCTATAGTATCTCTCAAAAATAGTTTTCAAGAACTTTTTATCCACACCATTCCCTTCATCTTTTACATTTAACCAAATAGTATTATTGTGTCTTTCTAAAGATAAAGTAATTGTTCCCATAGGATTTCCATTTTCATCAACAGCATAGTGTAAAGCATTGTTTATTATATTATCTAACATACTCTCAAGGAGGATTTGATCACAATTAATAAAAATCTCTTCTTCTATATTTTCAAATGCGAATTCAAAACCTTTTTCATATACTCTTGGAGCAGTTTTTAAACTATACTCTTTGCAAATAGCATTTAAACTTTGTTTTTTAAATCGTTTTAAATTTATAGTATTTGGGTTTGTTTTTGCATATAAAAGAAGCTGTTCAGTTATATGTGACATATTATTTAGTAATGAGTTTAAAGCAATATAATCTTTATCATCTTTATCATATAAAAATTCTAATTTCACTTTCATTTCGGCAAGGGGAGTTCTTAATTGATGAGATACATCTGAGTTGAATTGTTCTATATAATCAATAGTATCTCTACTTCTTTCTAACAAAATATTAATACTTTTTACAATATCTTCAACCTCTTTAGGTGCATTAAAAACAAGGGGTTCTAAATCTCTTTCATCTCTTTTTTTTATAATTTTCTTTAGTCTATTTAGTGGCTTTAAGCCCTCAGAAACTGCAACAAGGGTTATTAAGACAGTAGAAACTATTACTATTACCATTATAATTAAAAGTAGACTCAATACGTAGTTTATATTCTCATCTCTTTCTTCTATGGTTTCTCCTAAAGTAATATATGCATTATAAGCTTTACCTGCACTATAAAGAGACATTTTGTATGATACTATTCTTAAATTAGAATTATTATATTCTGTATTATAAAATATAACCTCTTCATCCACTAGTCTTTTTTTATTTAATAAAGATTCATATCCCACAAGAAGTCTATTATCTTCATCCACCACAGAGTAGTAAATTAAACCTTTATCGTTTGAAGAGAGTAACTCAATTGAAAAACTAGGTATATCAACATAAAGTTTTGAATTCTTTATTCCAATACTGTATTCAATACTTTTAGCACTAGCTTTTAATCTATTATCAAAAAAATCTGTAACTTTTTTTTCTAAAACAAAATATATATATACAAAAAGAATCATGGTGAATATAAATAGTGGGAAAGTTAGCCAAGCAATAAGGCTTGATTTAATAGATGTAGTGTTTTTATCCATATTAACTCATCATATAACCTAAACCTCTAACTGTTTTTAAATTTATAGAATCTCCCAGTTTTTTCCTAAGTCTTGAGACATAAGTTTCAACGGCAGTTGGATTAAATTCATCATCTATGGAGGTTATATGTTCTACTATGTTCTCTTTACTTACTATTGCATTTAGGTTTTGAAGTAGATATTCAAAGATAGTTAATTCTCTTTTGCTTAATTCAATTTTTTCTTCACCTCTTGTTAAAGATAAAGTTTGAGAGTTAAATTCCAAGTCATTATATTTTATACTATTTGAAGTTTGATTATTACTTCTTCTAAGAAGAGCTTGTACTCTTG is part of the Arcobacter arenosus genome and harbors:
- a CDS encoding sulfite exporter TauE/SafE family protein, whose translation is MDFFYLPLEIFDIFILIICCFIGAAISTTVGSGGGLLVIGGMSMILPPTALLSIHALTQSGSGLLRAFLFRKSFFVRFFVLFMSGSLIGYTLSIYFLISLPEYIMKLSLGVGIIVLNLLPNLKFEKVSNLLIVIFGIITGFLTMFVGVMGPLIAIFLSSILTKRHLIVGTLAWCVSFQNFGKAIIFGGLGFDYTPWIFLIFLLILFSYLGTLAGKKLLDKSSNELFKMILKVVILILGSKLIYDGIVLM
- a CDS encoding tripartite tricarboxylate transporter substrate-binding protein, translating into MRYIFLFFILLRSLLFSLDYPNKPIEFVVGLGEGGSADRMTRNMASLLQEELGVYINVKTIKTNGSLDAANYVLKEPHDGYKVFCSTFSPYLLNLIISKKTDFSLDDFEIINLQWFEQDFIAVEKDSEFNSIIEVLNYIKKNPKELKVALINKSSGHILFKLLLEKFDIPFKDVNIKLYSGGGSARKALLESKVDLLIIAAQGSEKYREDIKPLAIVSSKPSKRWDAPTLNDTIKDTGITIPIIDGPIRGIAVSKKFKEDFPHRFRILENAIKKTLAKKSVHRYLKRKNIGYTWIGSKNSTKILRNSYEDFKKYNYLIED
- a CDS encoding sensor histidine kinase, whose translation is MDKNTTSIKSSLIAWLTFPLFIFTMILFVYIYFVLEKKVTDFFDNRLKASAKSIEYSIGIKNSKLYVDIPSFSIELLSSNDKGLIYYSVVDEDNRLLVGYESLLNKKRLVDEEVIFYNTEYNNSNLRIVSYKMSLYSAGKAYNAYITLGETIEERDENINYVLSLLLIIMVIVIVSTVLITLVAVSEGLKPLNRLKKIIKKRDERDLEPLVFNAPKEVEDIVKSINILLERSRDTIDYIEQFNSDVSHQLRTPLAEMKVKLEFLYDKDDKDYIALNSLLNNMSHITEQLLLYAKTNPNTINLKRFKKQSLNAICKEYSLKTAPRVYEKGFEFAFENIEEEIFINCDQILLESMLDNIINNALHYAVDENGNPMGTITLSLERHNNTIWLNVKDEGNGVDKKFLKTIFERYYRVDSKKSGSGLGLSIVKQIATLHKAKVQAINENGLKISLIFDLPKA
- a CDS encoding response regulator transcription factor, which codes for MKLLILEDNETLADGIYKKLKEIGFIADVFYEGDEGLFALETSTYDLLILDLGLPGIDGIDIIKKLRNSQQNLPILVISARDRLDQRILGLDTGADDYICKPFELDEVVARVQALLRRSNNQTSNSIKYNDLEFNSQTLSLTRGEEKIELSKRELTIFEYLLQNLNAIVSKENIVEHITSIDDEFNPTAVETYVSRLRKKLGDSINLKTVRGLGYMMS